In Paenibacillus sp. FSL R7-0345, a single window of DNA contains:
- a CDS encoding glycoside hydrolase family 95 protein, which produces MNIQFSTPAVYWTEALPAGNGNLGAMVFGGIEKERIALNEDTLWSGYPREWNNPGAKEVLPEIRSLIAEGRYEEADQLCRKMLGPYTQSYLPLGDLNITMEHGQSAERGSYSRKLELSSGMVSTQYTIGGVRYTREVFVSYPDQVIAVRMTASREGTLSFRARLDSPLRHKFRLEQGHLTIYGHAPEHVDPNYYASAEPIRYGEPQTSRGLRFQGRLAASHTGGSLHAGAEGLHITGATSATLYFSAATSFDPLLRVSSPDRIPEEVTARIIEAVSSKEYAAVREAHLQDHRSLFDRVKLHLGTSKAPADLPTDQRIAEYGSSDPGLVELLFHYGRYLLIASSRPGTQPANLQGIWNQETRAPWSSNYTLNINAEMNYWPAEVCNLAELHEPFIGYIGSLAVNGRKTAEVNYGARGWVAHHNSDLWAQTGPAGAYGDGDPIWAFWPMGAVWLTQHLWEHYLFSGDEVFLRETAYPVMKDAALFCLDWLIKNEDGEWITAPSTSPEHKFNAGGGLHAVTAAAAMDLSLIAELFDNCMESAKLLQTDEEFASLLGSTKERLQPLRIGRQGRLQEWSEDYPEQDVHHRHVSHLIGVYPGRLISEKSAPELFQAARTALEIRGDGGTGWSLGWKISLWARFKDGNRAERLISNLLTLVRENETARNRAAEGGVYANLFDAHPPFQIDGNFAATSGIAEMLLQSHQGFMELLPALPDSWPEGYVAGLRARGGYEVDIDWSNGSLSGAVIRASRTQTCKVLAGRKIQIREAGAQAENHTVTVSDGIAEFPVEAGKSYTLTVIK; this is translated from the coding sequence GTGAATATACAATTTTCTACGCCTGCCGTCTATTGGACAGAGGCGCTGCCTGCAGGAAACGGTAATCTTGGCGCAATGGTATTTGGCGGGATTGAGAAGGAACGGATTGCCCTGAATGAAGATACCTTATGGTCAGGTTATCCCCGTGAATGGAACAATCCGGGGGCAAAGGAGGTCTTGCCGGAGATAAGATCCTTAATCGCGGAAGGGCGCTATGAGGAGGCGGACCAGCTCTGCCGGAAAATGCTCGGTCCCTATACGCAGTCTTATCTGCCGCTGGGGGACCTCAATATAACAATGGAGCACGGGCAATCTGCTGAGCGGGGCAGCTACAGCCGGAAGCTGGAGCTTTCATCCGGTATGGTCAGCACGCAATACACTATTGGCGGTGTACGATATACACGCGAGGTGTTTGTGTCGTACCCTGATCAGGTCATAGCCGTAAGGATGACGGCCAGCCGGGAAGGGACGCTGAGCTTCCGCGCCAGACTGGACAGTCCGCTCCGCCATAAATTCCGGCTGGAGCAGGGGCACCTTACTATTTACGGCCATGCCCCTGAACATGTAGATCCGAATTATTACGCGTCTGCCGAACCCATCCGTTACGGGGAGCCGCAGACCTCCCGGGGGCTGCGGTTTCAGGGAAGGCTGGCGGCAAGCCATACAGGCGGAAGCCTGCACGCAGGAGCGGAGGGGCTGCATATCACGGGTGCAACCTCGGCCACCCTGTATTTCAGTGCAGCGACAAGCTTTGACCCGCTGCTCCGGGTCAGCAGTCCGGACCGGATTCCTGAGGAGGTGACGGCCCGGATCATTGAGGCCGTTAGCAGTAAGGAATACGCTGCGGTCCGGGAGGCACATCTGCAGGATCACCGCTCACTGTTTGACCGGGTGAAGCTGCACCTGGGGACAAGCAAGGCTCCTGCAGATCTGCCGACCGATCAGCGTATTGCTGAGTACGGAAGCAGTGATCCCGGGCTGGTGGAGCTGCTGTTTCATTACGGCAGATATCTGCTTATCGCCAGCTCGCGGCCGGGAACCCAGCCTGCCAACCTGCAGGGAATCTGGAACCAGGAGACCCGGGCTCCCTGGAGCTCCAATTATACGCTGAACATTAATGCGGAAATGAATTACTGGCCTGCGGAAGTGTGCAACCTGGCTGAGCTGCATGAACCGTTCATCGGCTACATCGGCAGCCTGGCCGTTAACGGCCGGAAGACGGCCGAGGTGAATTACGGCGCCAGAGGCTGGGTCGCCCATCATAATTCCGACCTGTGGGCCCAGACAGGGCCAGCCGGTGCTTATGGTGACGGCGATCCCATATGGGCGTTCTGGCCTATGGGCGCTGTGTGGCTGACACAGCATTTGTGGGAGCATTATCTTTTTAGCGGAGATGAGGTTTTCCTGCGTGAGACCGCTTATCCGGTAATGAAGGATGCGGCGCTGTTCTGTCTGGACTGGCTGATCAAAAATGAGGACGGGGAATGGATTACTGCACCGTCCACCTCACCGGAGCATAAGTTTAATGCCGGAGGGGGGCTGCATGCTGTCACTGCGGCAGCCGCAATGGATCTGTCGCTGATTGCTGAATTGTTTGATAATTGCATGGAATCGGCCAAGCTGCTGCAGACGGATGAGGAATTCGCCAGTTTACTGGGAAGTACGAAGGAACGTCTGCAGCCTCTGCGCATCGGCCGGCAGGGCAGGCTGCAGGAATGGTCAGAGGATTATCCGGAGCAGGATGTCCATCACCGCCACGTTTCCCATCTGATCGGTGTCTATCCGGGCCGGCTGATCTCGGAGAAGTCGGCTCCTGAGCTGTTCCAGGCAGCCAGAACCGCGCTGGAGATCCGGGGGGACGGCGGAACCGGCTGGAGCCTGGGCTGGAAAATCAGCCTGTGGGCCCGGTTTAAGGACGGTAACCGGGCAGAGCGGCTCATTTCCAACCTGCTGACTCTGGTCAGGGAGAATGAGACTGCCCGTAACCGGGCCGCGGAAGGCGGTGTTTACGCTAATCTGTTCGATGCCCACCCGCCGTTTCAGATTGACGGTAATTTCGCCGCCACCTCGGGCATTGCAGAAATGCTGCTCCAGTCCCATCAGGGATTCATGGAGCTGCTGCCGGCCCTGCCGGACTCCTGGCCGGAAGGCTATGTAGCGGGACTAAGGGCCAGAGGCGGCTATGAAGTGGACATAGACTGGAGCAACGGCAGCTTGTCAGGCGCGGTTATTAGAGCTTCACGCACACAAACCTGCAAAGTGCTGGCTGGCCGGAAGATTCAGATTAGAGAAGCTGGAGCCCAAGCAGAGAATCATACAGTTACTGTATCGGACGGGATTGCCGAATTCCCGGTGGAAGCCGGCAAAAGCTATACCCTTACAGTCATTAAATAG